Proteins encoded together in one Anopheles darlingi chromosome 3, idAnoDarlMG_H_01, whole genome shotgun sequence window:
- the LOC125955111 gene encoding uncharacterized protein LOC125955111, translated as MVLSLFMVQTLTTLVEPPPAIGGPKGLTHPAIAGAQPQANIAVFMFLFMLCVLEVVFVKLITLTSFGSEAATAAAAAATATGTTTARTTTATATGATTATTTADATFSSSPPPPLVPVLGS; from the coding sequence ATGGTCCTGTCCCTGTTTATGGTGCAAACGTTGACCACCCTGGTCGAACCGCCACCGGCGATCGGGGGTCCCAAGGGTTTAACGCATCCAGCGATCGCCGGAGCGCAACCGCAGGCCAACATTGCGGTGTTTATGTTTCTGTTTATGCTGTGCGTGCTGGAGGTAGTGTTCGTCAAGCTGATCACCCTGACGTCCTTTGGTAGTGAGgcggctactgctgcggctgcggctgccacagccaccggcaccaccaccgcgaggacgacgacggccaccgccactggGGCTACTACTGCGACTACGACTGCGGATGcgactttttcttcttcaccaccaccaccactggtgcCAGTGCTCGGCAGCTAG